Proteins co-encoded in one Oncorhynchus kisutch isolate 150728-3 linkage group LG1, Okis_V2, whole genome shotgun sequence genomic window:
- the LOC109908772 gene encoding glutathione hydrolase 7 isoform X4 encodes MDVSPETKLSSRQSPVGYKSFEGLPQLTVDDTLTKGQNGNFQNEHNRNTGLRGLSSAPDLSSLPKELPLRHLASGSQHPNLTDLSLSSFREMDKDPLPWRPSRCGTWQDAIIPIYAASLIIAIAVTTAMVLQIYLGTNEQVFRGSVLVTDHEHCTELGRRVLNEQGSSVDSAIVATLCLGIVHPHASGIGGGGVMLVHDIRKNIRKVINFQETAPSGIKEEILQIDPELKPGLIVGVPGLLRGLYQAHKLYGRLSWEDIVTRAANVARDGFNVSHRLAEAITKVKGQNMSLRFRDMFLPRGHALSPGSLMKTPSLAAVLEAGVSEFYNGTLTQEMASEVQENGGILTKEDLSNYSAVIEQPIEGLYQGFRVLVPPPPSIGAALISALNILEDFHLNGNSTTYRANHWIAESLKASLTMASGLGDPVYTPSVSALISKMLSKPQAVVLRQLISDSQASPPRHYSTVYDLPSGAVASQVVVMGPDDIIVSVTSSLNRPFGSRILTPSGILLNSQILAFSWPIKTQGLLISNLTNRVQPGKRPLSFIMPTIVIPSLGKCGSYVALGSSNGESSLSGVTQVLINILSYHKNLNDSISLGRLHPQLKPSRLLVDSEFLEEDVKVLRLKGHTVYRVGLLSLVQGAQKTNDIIRGIVDPRAVAGSA; translated from the exons ATGGATGTGAGTCCTGAGACTAAACTTAGTAGCAGACAATCCCCAGTTGGTTACAAGAGCTTTGAGGGCTTACCTCAGTTGACTGTGGATGACACATTGACCAAAGGGCAAAATGGGAACTTTCAGAATGAGCATAACCGAAACACAG GTCTCCGTGGCCTCAGTTCTGCTCCAGACCTCAGCAGTCTCCCAAAAGAATTGCCCCTGAGACATCTAGCCTCTGGGAGCCAGCACCCTAACCTGACGGATCTAAGCTTGTCCTCCTTTAGAGAGATGGATAAGGACCCGCTGCCTTGGAGGCCAAGTAGGTGTGGCACTTGGCAGGATGCCATCATACCCATCTATGCTGCTTCTCTCATCATTGCCATAGCAGTCACCACTGCTATGGTCCTGCAGATTTATCTAGGGACAAATGAG CAGGTCTTCAGAGGGAGTGTGTTGGTGACGGACCATGAACACTGTACAGAGCTTGGTCGTAGGGTGCTGAATGAACAAGGCTCCAGTGTGGATTCTGCCATTGTTGCCACCCTGTGCCTGGGGATAGTCCATCCACATGCGTCAGGTATTGGCGG GGGAGGGGTGATGCTGGTTCATGACATCCGGAAGAATATAAGGAAGGTGATTAATTTCCAGGAAACGGCACCCTCTGGAATCAAGGAGGAGATCCTGCAAATTGACCCAGAGCTAAAG CCAGGTCTGATTGTAGGTGTGCCAGGCTTGCTCAGAGGGTTGTACCAAGCCCATAAACTGTATGGAAG ACTGTCATGGGAGGATATTGTCACCAGGGCTGCCAACGTAGCCAGAGATGGCTTTAATGTCTCTCACAGACTTG CAGAGGCCATAACCAAGGTGAAAGGTCAGAATATGTCATTGCGCTTCAGGGACATGTTCTTGCCAAGAGGCCATGCTCTGTCCCCCGGCTCTCTTATGAAAACACCAAGTCTGGCTGCTGTCCTGGAGGCTGGGGTGTCAGAATTCTACAATGGGACTCTAACACAGGAAATGGCCAGTGAG GTGCAAGAAAATGGAGGAATTCTAACCAAGGAGGATCTCAGCAACTACAGTGCAGTCATAGAGCAGCCAATTGAAGGCCTGTATCAGG GATTCCGAGTTCTCGTGCCGCCTCCCCCTTCTATTGGTGCTGCTCTGATCTCAGCCCTCAACATTTTGGAGGACTTCCACCTCAATGGGAATAGTACAACGTATAGAGCAAACCACTGGATTGCTGAG TCACTGAAAGCGTCCCTGACTATGGCTAGTGGGCTCGGAGACCCTGTGTATACCCCATCAGTTTCTGCACTCATCTCCAAGATGCTAAG CAAGCCACAGGCTGTAGTGCTCCGTCAGTTGATCAGTGACTCGCAGGCATCTCCTCCCAGACACTACTCTACTGTCTATGACCTGCCGAGTGGAGCTGTGGCCAGCCAGGTGGTCGTGATGGGTCCCGATGACATCATTGTGTCTGTCACCAG CTCACTGAACAGGCCCTTTGGAAGTAGAATTTTAACCCCTTCAGGCATTCTCCTGAACAGCCAGATCTTGGCCTTCTCCTGGCCAATTAAAACCCAGGGACTGTTAATATCTAACCTG ACGAACAGGGTCCAGCCAGGCAAGCGGCCTCTGTCATTTATTATGCCAACAATTGTGATACCGTCTCTAGGTAAATGTGGATCTTATGTGGCCCTGGGATCTTCTAATGGAGAGTCCAGCCTCAGTGGTGTCACCCAG GTCTTGATTAATATTTTATCATATCACAAAAATCTGAATGATAGCATATCACTGGGACGACTCCATCCCCAACTTAAGCCGAGCAGACTCCTGGTGGACT CTGAGTTCCTGGAGGAGGATGTGAAGGTGTTGCGTTTGAAAGGACACACTGTCTACAGGGTGGGGCTGCTGTCCCTAGTGCAGGGTGCCCAGAAAACCAACGACATCATTAGGGGCATTGTTGACCCTCGTGCTGTGGCTGGCTCTGCCTAG
- the LOC109908772 gene encoding glutathione hydrolase 7 isoform X3 translates to MDVSPETKLSSRQSPVGYKSFEGLPQLTVDDTLTKGQNGNFQNEHNRNTGLRGLSSAPDLSSLPKELPLRHLASGSQHPNLTDLSLSSFREMDKDPLPWRPSRCGTWQDAIIPIYAASLIIAIAVTTAMVLQIYLGTNEQVFRGSVLVTDHEHCTELGRRVLNEQGSSVDSAIVATLCLGIVHPHASGIGGGGVMLVHDIRKNIRKVINFQETAPSGIKEEILQIDPELKPGLIVGVPGLLRGLYQAHKLYGRLSWEDIVTRAANVARDGFNVSHRLEAITKVKGQNMSLRFRDMFLPRGHALSPGSLMKTPSLAAVLEAGVSEFYNGTLTQEMASEVQENGGILTKEDLSNYSAVIEQPIEGLYQASSGLHNISWQHPPSGFRVLVPPPPSIGAALISALNILEDFHLNGNSTTYRANHWIAESLKASLTMASGLGDPVYTPSVSALISKMLSKPQAVVLRQLISDSQASPPRHYSTVYDLPSGAVASQVVVMGPDDIIVSVTSSLNRPFGSRILTPSGILLNSQILAFSWPIKTQGLLISNLTNRVQPGKRPLSFIMPTIVIPSLGKCGSYVALGSSNGESSLSGVTQVLINILSYHKNLNDSISLGRLHPQLKPSRLLVDSEFLEEDVKVLRLKGHTVYRVGLLSLVQGAQKTNDIIRGIVDPRAVAGSA, encoded by the exons ATGGATGTGAGTCCTGAGACTAAACTTAGTAGCAGACAATCCCCAGTTGGTTACAAGAGCTTTGAGGGCTTACCTCAGTTGACTGTGGATGACACATTGACCAAAGGGCAAAATGGGAACTTTCAGAATGAGCATAACCGAAACACAG GTCTCCGTGGCCTCAGTTCTGCTCCAGACCTCAGCAGTCTCCCAAAAGAATTGCCCCTGAGACATCTAGCCTCTGGGAGCCAGCACCCTAACCTGACGGATCTAAGCTTGTCCTCCTTTAGAGAGATGGATAAGGACCCGCTGCCTTGGAGGCCAAGTAGGTGTGGCACTTGGCAGGATGCCATCATACCCATCTATGCTGCTTCTCTCATCATTGCCATAGCAGTCACCACTGCTATGGTCCTGCAGATTTATCTAGGGACAAATGAG CAGGTCTTCAGAGGGAGTGTGTTGGTGACGGACCATGAACACTGTACAGAGCTTGGTCGTAGGGTGCTGAATGAACAAGGCTCCAGTGTGGATTCTGCCATTGTTGCCACCCTGTGCCTGGGGATAGTCCATCCACATGCGTCAGGTATTGGCGG GGGAGGGGTGATGCTGGTTCATGACATCCGGAAGAATATAAGGAAGGTGATTAATTTCCAGGAAACGGCACCCTCTGGAATCAAGGAGGAGATCCTGCAAATTGACCCAGAGCTAAAG CCAGGTCTGATTGTAGGTGTGCCAGGCTTGCTCAGAGGGTTGTACCAAGCCCATAAACTGTATGGAAG ACTGTCATGGGAGGATATTGTCACCAGGGCTGCCAACGTAGCCAGAGATGGCTTTAATGTCTCTCACAGACTTG AGGCCATAACCAAGGTGAAAGGTCAGAATATGTCATTGCGCTTCAGGGACATGTTCTTGCCAAGAGGCCATGCTCTGTCCCCCGGCTCTCTTATGAAAACACCAAGTCTGGCTGCTGTCCTGGAGGCTGGGGTGTCAGAATTCTACAATGGGACTCTAACACAGGAAATGGCCAGTGAG GTGCAAGAAAATGGAGGAATTCTAACCAAGGAGGATCTCAGCAACTACAGTGCAGTCATAGAGCAGCCAATTGAAGGCCTGTATCAGG CCTCCTCAGGTCTACACAATATTTCCTGGCAACACCCTCCCTCAGGATTCCGAGTTCTCGTGCCGCCTCCCCCTTCTATTGGTGCTGCTCTGATCTCAGCCCTCAACATTTTGGAGGACTTCCACCTCAATGGGAATAGTACAACGTATAGAGCAAACCACTGGATTGCTGAG TCACTGAAAGCGTCCCTGACTATGGCTAGTGGGCTCGGAGACCCTGTGTATACCCCATCAGTTTCTGCACTCATCTCCAAGATGCTAAG CAAGCCACAGGCTGTAGTGCTCCGTCAGTTGATCAGTGACTCGCAGGCATCTCCTCCCAGACACTACTCTACTGTCTATGACCTGCCGAGTGGAGCTGTGGCCAGCCAGGTGGTCGTGATGGGTCCCGATGACATCATTGTGTCTGTCACCAG CTCACTGAACAGGCCCTTTGGAAGTAGAATTTTAACCCCTTCAGGCATTCTCCTGAACAGCCAGATCTTGGCCTTCTCCTGGCCAATTAAAACCCAGGGACTGTTAATATCTAACCTG ACGAACAGGGTCCAGCCAGGCAAGCGGCCTCTGTCATTTATTATGCCAACAATTGTGATACCGTCTCTAGGTAAATGTGGATCTTATGTGGCCCTGGGATCTTCTAATGGAGAGTCCAGCCTCAGTGGTGTCACCCAG GTCTTGATTAATATTTTATCATATCACAAAAATCTGAATGATAGCATATCACTGGGACGACTCCATCCCCAACTTAAGCCGAGCAGACTCCTGGTGGACT CTGAGTTCCTGGAGGAGGATGTGAAGGTGTTGCGTTTGAAAGGACACACTGTCTACAGGGTGGGGCTGCTGTCCCTAGTGCAGGGTGCCCAGAAAACCAACGACATCATTAGGGGCATTGTTGACCCTCGTGCTGTGGCTGGCTCTGCCTAG
- the LOC109908772 gene encoding glutathione hydrolase 7 isoform X2: MDVSPETKLSSRQSPVGYKSFEGLPQLTVDDTLTKGQNGNFQNEHNRNTGLRGLSSAPDLSSLPKELPLRHLASGSQHPNLTDLSLSSFREMDKDPLPWRPSRCGTWQDAIIPIYAASLIIAIAVTTAMVLQIYLGTNEVFRGSVLVTDHEHCTELGRRVLNEQGSSVDSAIVATLCLGIVHPHASGIGGGGVMLVHDIRKNIRKVINFQETAPSGIKEEILQIDPELKPGLIVGVPGLLRGLYQAHKLYGRLSWEDIVTRAANVARDGFNVSHRLAEAITKVKGQNMSLRFRDMFLPRGHALSPGSLMKTPSLAAVLEAGVSEFYNGTLTQEMASEVQENGGILTKEDLSNYSAVIEQPIEGLYQASSGLHNISWQHPPSGFRVLVPPPPSIGAALISALNILEDFHLNGNSTTYRANHWIAESLKASLTMASGLGDPVYTPSVSALISKMLSKPQAVVLRQLISDSQASPPRHYSTVYDLPSGAVASQVVVMGPDDIIVSVTSSLNRPFGSRILTPSGILLNSQILAFSWPIKTQGLLISNLTNRVQPGKRPLSFIMPTIVIPSLGKCGSYVALGSSNGESSLSGVTQVLINILSYHKNLNDSISLGRLHPQLKPSRLLVDSEFLEEDVKVLRLKGHTVYRVGLLSLVQGAQKTNDIIRGIVDPRAVAGSA; encoded by the exons ATGGATGTGAGTCCTGAGACTAAACTTAGTAGCAGACAATCCCCAGTTGGTTACAAGAGCTTTGAGGGCTTACCTCAGTTGACTGTGGATGACACATTGACCAAAGGGCAAAATGGGAACTTTCAGAATGAGCATAACCGAAACACAG GTCTCCGTGGCCTCAGTTCTGCTCCAGACCTCAGCAGTCTCCCAAAAGAATTGCCCCTGAGACATCTAGCCTCTGGGAGCCAGCACCCTAACCTGACGGATCTAAGCTTGTCCTCCTTTAGAGAGATGGATAAGGACCCGCTGCCTTGGAGGCCAAGTAGGTGTGGCACTTGGCAGGATGCCATCATACCCATCTATGCTGCTTCTCTCATCATTGCCATAGCAGTCACCACTGCTATGGTCCTGCAGATTTATCTAGGGACAAATGAG GTCTTCAGAGGGAGTGTGTTGGTGACGGACCATGAACACTGTACAGAGCTTGGTCGTAGGGTGCTGAATGAACAAGGCTCCAGTGTGGATTCTGCCATTGTTGCCACCCTGTGCCTGGGGATAGTCCATCCACATGCGTCAGGTATTGGCGG GGGAGGGGTGATGCTGGTTCATGACATCCGGAAGAATATAAGGAAGGTGATTAATTTCCAGGAAACGGCACCCTCTGGAATCAAGGAGGAGATCCTGCAAATTGACCCAGAGCTAAAG CCAGGTCTGATTGTAGGTGTGCCAGGCTTGCTCAGAGGGTTGTACCAAGCCCATAAACTGTATGGAAG ACTGTCATGGGAGGATATTGTCACCAGGGCTGCCAACGTAGCCAGAGATGGCTTTAATGTCTCTCACAGACTTG CAGAGGCCATAACCAAGGTGAAAGGTCAGAATATGTCATTGCGCTTCAGGGACATGTTCTTGCCAAGAGGCCATGCTCTGTCCCCCGGCTCTCTTATGAAAACACCAAGTCTGGCTGCTGTCCTGGAGGCTGGGGTGTCAGAATTCTACAATGGGACTCTAACACAGGAAATGGCCAGTGAG GTGCAAGAAAATGGAGGAATTCTAACCAAGGAGGATCTCAGCAACTACAGTGCAGTCATAGAGCAGCCAATTGAAGGCCTGTATCAGG CCTCCTCAGGTCTACACAATATTTCCTGGCAACACCCTCCCTCAGGATTCCGAGTTCTCGTGCCGCCTCCCCCTTCTATTGGTGCTGCTCTGATCTCAGCCCTCAACATTTTGGAGGACTTCCACCTCAATGGGAATAGTACAACGTATAGAGCAAACCACTGGATTGCTGAG TCACTGAAAGCGTCCCTGACTATGGCTAGTGGGCTCGGAGACCCTGTGTATACCCCATCAGTTTCTGCACTCATCTCCAAGATGCTAAG CAAGCCACAGGCTGTAGTGCTCCGTCAGTTGATCAGTGACTCGCAGGCATCTCCTCCCAGACACTACTCTACTGTCTATGACCTGCCGAGTGGAGCTGTGGCCAGCCAGGTGGTCGTGATGGGTCCCGATGACATCATTGTGTCTGTCACCAG CTCACTGAACAGGCCCTTTGGAAGTAGAATTTTAACCCCTTCAGGCATTCTCCTGAACAGCCAGATCTTGGCCTTCTCCTGGCCAATTAAAACCCAGGGACTGTTAATATCTAACCTG ACGAACAGGGTCCAGCCAGGCAAGCGGCCTCTGTCATTTATTATGCCAACAATTGTGATACCGTCTCTAGGTAAATGTGGATCTTATGTGGCCCTGGGATCTTCTAATGGAGAGTCCAGCCTCAGTGGTGTCACCCAG GTCTTGATTAATATTTTATCATATCACAAAAATCTGAATGATAGCATATCACTGGGACGACTCCATCCCCAACTTAAGCCGAGCAGACTCCTGGTGGACT CTGAGTTCCTGGAGGAGGATGTGAAGGTGTTGCGTTTGAAAGGACACACTGTCTACAGGGTGGGGCTGCTGTCCCTAGTGCAGGGTGCCCAGAAAACCAACGACATCATTAGGGGCATTGTTGACCCTCGTGCTGTGGCTGGCTCTGCCTAG
- the LOC109908772 gene encoding glutathione hydrolase 7 isoform X5, protein MDVSPETKLSSRQSPVGYKSFEGLPQLTVDDTLTKGQNGNFQNEHNRNTGLRGLSSAPDLSSLPKELPLRHLASGSQHPNLTDLSLSSFREMDKDPLPWRPSRCGTWQDAIIPIYAASLIIAIAVTTAMVLQIYLGTNEVFRGSVLVTDHEHCTELGRRVLNEQGSSVDSAIVATLCLGIVHPHASGIGGGGVMLVHDIRKNIRKVINFQETAPSGIKEEILQIDPELKPGLIVGVPGLLRGLYQAHKLYGRLSWEDIVTRAANVARDGFNVSHRLAEAITKVKGQNMSLRFRDMFLPRGHALSPGSLMKTPSLAAVLEAGVSEFYNGTLTQEMASEVQENGGILTKEDLSNYSAVIEQPIEGLYQGFRVLVPPPPSIGAALISALNILEDFHLNGNSTTYRANHWIAESLKASLTMASGLGDPVYTPSVSALISKMLSKPQAVVLRQLISDSQASPPRHYSTVYDLPSGAVASQVVVMGPDDIIVSVTSSLNRPFGSRILTPSGILLNSQILAFSWPIKTQGLLISNLTNRVQPGKRPLSFIMPTIVIPSLGKCGSYVALGSSNGESSLSGVTQVLINILSYHKNLNDSISLGRLHPQLKPSRLLVDSEFLEEDVKVLRLKGHTVYRVGLLSLVQGAQKTNDIIRGIVDPRAVAGSA, encoded by the exons ATGGATGTGAGTCCTGAGACTAAACTTAGTAGCAGACAATCCCCAGTTGGTTACAAGAGCTTTGAGGGCTTACCTCAGTTGACTGTGGATGACACATTGACCAAAGGGCAAAATGGGAACTTTCAGAATGAGCATAACCGAAACACAG GTCTCCGTGGCCTCAGTTCTGCTCCAGACCTCAGCAGTCTCCCAAAAGAATTGCCCCTGAGACATCTAGCCTCTGGGAGCCAGCACCCTAACCTGACGGATCTAAGCTTGTCCTCCTTTAGAGAGATGGATAAGGACCCGCTGCCTTGGAGGCCAAGTAGGTGTGGCACTTGGCAGGATGCCATCATACCCATCTATGCTGCTTCTCTCATCATTGCCATAGCAGTCACCACTGCTATGGTCCTGCAGATTTATCTAGGGACAAATGAG GTCTTCAGAGGGAGTGTGTTGGTGACGGACCATGAACACTGTACAGAGCTTGGTCGTAGGGTGCTGAATGAACAAGGCTCCAGTGTGGATTCTGCCATTGTTGCCACCCTGTGCCTGGGGATAGTCCATCCACATGCGTCAGGTATTGGCGG GGGAGGGGTGATGCTGGTTCATGACATCCGGAAGAATATAAGGAAGGTGATTAATTTCCAGGAAACGGCACCCTCTGGAATCAAGGAGGAGATCCTGCAAATTGACCCAGAGCTAAAG CCAGGTCTGATTGTAGGTGTGCCAGGCTTGCTCAGAGGGTTGTACCAAGCCCATAAACTGTATGGAAG ACTGTCATGGGAGGATATTGTCACCAGGGCTGCCAACGTAGCCAGAGATGGCTTTAATGTCTCTCACAGACTTG CAGAGGCCATAACCAAGGTGAAAGGTCAGAATATGTCATTGCGCTTCAGGGACATGTTCTTGCCAAGAGGCCATGCTCTGTCCCCCGGCTCTCTTATGAAAACACCAAGTCTGGCTGCTGTCCTGGAGGCTGGGGTGTCAGAATTCTACAATGGGACTCTAACACAGGAAATGGCCAGTGAG GTGCAAGAAAATGGAGGAATTCTAACCAAGGAGGATCTCAGCAACTACAGTGCAGTCATAGAGCAGCCAATTGAAGGCCTGTATCAGG GATTCCGAGTTCTCGTGCCGCCTCCCCCTTCTATTGGTGCTGCTCTGATCTCAGCCCTCAACATTTTGGAGGACTTCCACCTCAATGGGAATAGTACAACGTATAGAGCAAACCACTGGATTGCTGAG TCACTGAAAGCGTCCCTGACTATGGCTAGTGGGCTCGGAGACCCTGTGTATACCCCATCAGTTTCTGCACTCATCTCCAAGATGCTAAG CAAGCCACAGGCTGTAGTGCTCCGTCAGTTGATCAGTGACTCGCAGGCATCTCCTCCCAGACACTACTCTACTGTCTATGACCTGCCGAGTGGAGCTGTGGCCAGCCAGGTGGTCGTGATGGGTCCCGATGACATCATTGTGTCTGTCACCAG CTCACTGAACAGGCCCTTTGGAAGTAGAATTTTAACCCCTTCAGGCATTCTCCTGAACAGCCAGATCTTGGCCTTCTCCTGGCCAATTAAAACCCAGGGACTGTTAATATCTAACCTG ACGAACAGGGTCCAGCCAGGCAAGCGGCCTCTGTCATTTATTATGCCAACAATTGTGATACCGTCTCTAGGTAAATGTGGATCTTATGTGGCCCTGGGATCTTCTAATGGAGAGTCCAGCCTCAGTGGTGTCACCCAG GTCTTGATTAATATTTTATCATATCACAAAAATCTGAATGATAGCATATCACTGGGACGACTCCATCCCCAACTTAAGCCGAGCAGACTCCTGGTGGACT CTGAGTTCCTGGAGGAGGATGTGAAGGTGTTGCGTTTGAAAGGACACACTGTCTACAGGGTGGGGCTGCTGTCCCTAGTGCAGGGTGCCCAGAAAACCAACGACATCATTAGGGGCATTGTTGACCCTCGTGCTGTGGCTGGCTCTGCCTAG
- the LOC109908772 gene encoding glutathione hydrolase 7 isoform X1, whose amino-acid sequence MDVSPETKLSSRQSPVGYKSFEGLPQLTVDDTLTKGQNGNFQNEHNRNTGLRGLSSAPDLSSLPKELPLRHLASGSQHPNLTDLSLSSFREMDKDPLPWRPSRCGTWQDAIIPIYAASLIIAIAVTTAMVLQIYLGTNEQVFRGSVLVTDHEHCTELGRRVLNEQGSSVDSAIVATLCLGIVHPHASGIGGGGVMLVHDIRKNIRKVINFQETAPSGIKEEILQIDPELKPGLIVGVPGLLRGLYQAHKLYGRLSWEDIVTRAANVARDGFNVSHRLAEAITKVKGQNMSLRFRDMFLPRGHALSPGSLMKTPSLAAVLEAGVSEFYNGTLTQEMASEVQENGGILTKEDLSNYSAVIEQPIEGLYQASSGLHNISWQHPPSGFRVLVPPPPSIGAALISALNILEDFHLNGNSTTYRANHWIAESLKASLTMASGLGDPVYTPSVSALISKMLSKPQAVVLRQLISDSQASPPRHYSTVYDLPSGAVASQVVVMGPDDIIVSVTSSLNRPFGSRILTPSGILLNSQILAFSWPIKTQGLLISNLTNRVQPGKRPLSFIMPTIVIPSLGKCGSYVALGSSNGESSLSGVTQVLINILSYHKNLNDSISLGRLHPQLKPSRLLVDSEFLEEDVKVLRLKGHTVYRVGLLSLVQGAQKTNDIIRGIVDPRAVAGSA is encoded by the exons ATGGATGTGAGTCCTGAGACTAAACTTAGTAGCAGACAATCCCCAGTTGGTTACAAGAGCTTTGAGGGCTTACCTCAGTTGACTGTGGATGACACATTGACCAAAGGGCAAAATGGGAACTTTCAGAATGAGCATAACCGAAACACAG GTCTCCGTGGCCTCAGTTCTGCTCCAGACCTCAGCAGTCTCCCAAAAGAATTGCCCCTGAGACATCTAGCCTCTGGGAGCCAGCACCCTAACCTGACGGATCTAAGCTTGTCCTCCTTTAGAGAGATGGATAAGGACCCGCTGCCTTGGAGGCCAAGTAGGTGTGGCACTTGGCAGGATGCCATCATACCCATCTATGCTGCTTCTCTCATCATTGCCATAGCAGTCACCACTGCTATGGTCCTGCAGATTTATCTAGGGACAAATGAG CAGGTCTTCAGAGGGAGTGTGTTGGTGACGGACCATGAACACTGTACAGAGCTTGGTCGTAGGGTGCTGAATGAACAAGGCTCCAGTGTGGATTCTGCCATTGTTGCCACCCTGTGCCTGGGGATAGTCCATCCACATGCGTCAGGTATTGGCGG GGGAGGGGTGATGCTGGTTCATGACATCCGGAAGAATATAAGGAAGGTGATTAATTTCCAGGAAACGGCACCCTCTGGAATCAAGGAGGAGATCCTGCAAATTGACCCAGAGCTAAAG CCAGGTCTGATTGTAGGTGTGCCAGGCTTGCTCAGAGGGTTGTACCAAGCCCATAAACTGTATGGAAG ACTGTCATGGGAGGATATTGTCACCAGGGCTGCCAACGTAGCCAGAGATGGCTTTAATGTCTCTCACAGACTTG CAGAGGCCATAACCAAGGTGAAAGGTCAGAATATGTCATTGCGCTTCAGGGACATGTTCTTGCCAAGAGGCCATGCTCTGTCCCCCGGCTCTCTTATGAAAACACCAAGTCTGGCTGCTGTCCTGGAGGCTGGGGTGTCAGAATTCTACAATGGGACTCTAACACAGGAAATGGCCAGTGAG GTGCAAGAAAATGGAGGAATTCTAACCAAGGAGGATCTCAGCAACTACAGTGCAGTCATAGAGCAGCCAATTGAAGGCCTGTATCAGG CCTCCTCAGGTCTACACAATATTTCCTGGCAACACCCTCCCTCAGGATTCCGAGTTCTCGTGCCGCCTCCCCCTTCTATTGGTGCTGCTCTGATCTCAGCCCTCAACATTTTGGAGGACTTCCACCTCAATGGGAATAGTACAACGTATAGAGCAAACCACTGGATTGCTGAG TCACTGAAAGCGTCCCTGACTATGGCTAGTGGGCTCGGAGACCCTGTGTATACCCCATCAGTTTCTGCACTCATCTCCAAGATGCTAAG CAAGCCACAGGCTGTAGTGCTCCGTCAGTTGATCAGTGACTCGCAGGCATCTCCTCCCAGACACTACTCTACTGTCTATGACCTGCCGAGTGGAGCTGTGGCCAGCCAGGTGGTCGTGATGGGTCCCGATGACATCATTGTGTCTGTCACCAG CTCACTGAACAGGCCCTTTGGAAGTAGAATTTTAACCCCTTCAGGCATTCTCCTGAACAGCCAGATCTTGGCCTTCTCCTGGCCAATTAAAACCCAGGGACTGTTAATATCTAACCTG ACGAACAGGGTCCAGCCAGGCAAGCGGCCTCTGTCATTTATTATGCCAACAATTGTGATACCGTCTCTAGGTAAATGTGGATCTTATGTGGCCCTGGGATCTTCTAATGGAGAGTCCAGCCTCAGTGGTGTCACCCAG GTCTTGATTAATATTTTATCATATCACAAAAATCTGAATGATAGCATATCACTGGGACGACTCCATCCCCAACTTAAGCCGAGCAGACTCCTGGTGGACT CTGAGTTCCTGGAGGAGGATGTGAAGGTGTTGCGTTTGAAAGGACACACTGTCTACAGGGTGGGGCTGCTGTCCCTAGTGCAGGGTGCCCAGAAAACCAACGACATCATTAGGGGCATTGTTGACCCTCGTGCTGTGGCTGGCTCTGCCTAG